From one bacterium genomic stretch:
- a CDS encoding T9SS type A sorting domain-containing protein: MEPEKSGLLGCRQPRERILDDTLHQFNALKIWSDLDYDLVNSLISGNARLLIAIDEVSLNQLDLRLVASLEIDSVTSTTHDVDSVRRDGLDSVQIFLSPEMAIGDTVDVTIYYRGTPAIIDSWGGMRFGQASGWRPQICYSMGDGLDLEPPPANYSWLPCFADPTDKVLWEAWLRVPQDRVGVSAGIRLDSVANPDGTSIWHYRLDQPVSTYLLFVSVSEYEIMTQRDSNPVIENFVYPSRWTQAQIHFEPVPQCLDAFAAHFGPYVFERFGYNMTRIGDMEHATCVSHYDAAVVNGRTYDWLLFHELSHHWWGNWVTVADWRDLWLNEGFATYCEALGMEWVRGEEEFRNYVRTDLQPAARNAGNASTIYDPDYYWGAIVYEKGACVLHMLRWVMGDSLFFSSLRDYGQQFAFANATTVEFQSVCESHYDSTLQWFFDEWVFEGTGYPQFDIILEPTNTFSLTQSQSGTQFSMPVEIEFWSGDQLTSTDTVWVNPELASYDPDVPFDSVSLDPRGWILKTLHYFPNVSANDAVRPSDFEISSAYPNPFNPTLTVSYESPRPQPVTMRAYNVQGQLAVEKTALASAGSNTLVWNAEHQASGVYVIQLSTQTATRTVKAVLLK, from the coding sequence GTGGAACCGGAGAAATCTGGCTTGCTTGGCTGTCGCCAACCAAGAGAACGAATACTGGATGATACACTGCACCAATTTAACGCATTGAAAATCTGGTCGGACCTCGACTATGATTTGGTAAACTCCCTCATATCTGGTAATGCCAGACTACTGATTGCGATTGATGAAGTAAGCCTGAACCAACTCGACTTGCGGTTGGTTGCCAGCTTAGAGATCGATTCGGTCACCAGCACAACACATGATGTAGATAGCGTGCGGCGCGATGGGCTGGATTCCGTGCAGATTTTTCTTTCGCCAGAGATGGCTATTGGGGATACAGTTGACGTTACGATTTACTATCGCGGCACACCAGCAATCATAGACTCGTGGGGGGGTATGAGATTTGGACAAGCGTCAGGGTGGAGACCGCAGATCTGCTACTCGATGGGTGATGGACTTGACCTCGAACCGCCGCCAGCGAACTACTCGTGGCTTCCTTGCTTCGCAGATCCCACAGACAAAGTCCTTTGGGAAGCGTGGCTGCGTGTTCCGCAAGATCGGGTCGGTGTGAGTGCGGGTATCCGGCTTGATTCTGTTGCGAATCCGGATGGTACGTCTATTTGGCACTATCGACTTGACCAGCCGGTCTCAACATATCTCTTGTTCGTGTCAGTCTCTGAGTATGAGATAATGACACAGCGGGACAGCAATCCGGTCATTGAGAATTTCGTGTATCCATCGCGTTGGACTCAAGCGCAAATTCACTTCGAGCCGGTTCCACAGTGTTTGGATGCATTTGCGGCGCACTTTGGTCCTTACGTCTTTGAACGGTTTGGCTACAACATGACCCGCATTGGTGATATGGAGCACGCAACATGCGTGTCGCACTATGATGCGGCAGTAGTTAATGGCCGTACATATGACTGGCTCTTGTTTCATGAGTTATCTCATCACTGGTGGGGGAACTGGGTTACGGTTGCAGATTGGCGGGACCTGTGGCTCAACGAAGGCTTTGCAACATATTGTGAGGCATTGGGAATGGAATGGGTGAGAGGGGAAGAGGAGTTCCGGAATTACGTGCGCACTGATCTGCAGCCTGCTGCCCGCAATGCCGGAAATGCTTCGACGATCTACGACCCGGATTATTATTGGGGGGCTATTGTCTATGAAAAGGGTGCATGTGTGCTGCACATGCTGCGTTGGGTAATGGGTGATTCATTGTTTTTCAGCTCACTTCGAGACTACGGGCAGCAATTCGCCTTTGCCAATGCAACGACTGTCGAGTTTCAGTCAGTCTGCGAATCCCACTACGACTCGACATTGCAGTGGTTTTTCGATGAGTGGGTCTTTGAAGGAACGGGGTATCCACAGTTCGATATTATCTTGGAACCCACCAATACGTTCTCGTTGACTCAGTCGCAGTCTGGAACACAATTCAGTATGCCTGTCGAAATCGAGTTTTGGTCAGGCGATCAGCTTACAAGCACAGATACTGTTTGGGTAAATCCCGAGCTGGCTTCTTATGATCCGGATGTTCCCTTCGATTCAGTTTCACTTGATCCGAGGGGATGGATACTGAAGACTTTGCACTACTTCCCGAACGTATCGGCAAATGACGCGGTAAGACCGAGTGATTTCGAGATATCTTCCGCCTACCCAAATCCATTTAATCCGACCCTGACTGTTTCCTACGAGTCTCCGCGCCCGCAACCTGTAACCATGCGCGCCTACAACGTGCAAGGACAGCTTGCCGTCGAGAAGACTGCCTTGGCGTCAGCCGGCTCGAACACGCTTGTTTGGAACGCTGAACATCAAGCCTCAGGAGTCTATGTGATCCAACTGTCAACACAAACCGCTACGCGCACGGTAAAAGCTGTGCTCTTGAAATAG